In the genome of Populus trichocarpa isolate Nisqually-1 chromosome 10, P.trichocarpa_v4.1, whole genome shotgun sequence, the window aatattgatggaaaaatctaaataaaaaaaatcttttaactaTGGATCAAGTTATTGGGTGTTCTGTAAGCATAAACAGCATTATGCGGCGCGTCCTAGAAGGCATTTTCCACGTGCAAGAAAAAccaaagacagaaaaaaaagtcaataaataaAGTGCTTTTACTCCGCGCAAAaccattaattatataaatcaagtTTCGGCTGCTGTCAATCTTGTGTTTTTGCCTGTTTCCATTCGTAGAGCTTTCTTCTACTACTGGTTCCCGGCTTCTTTGGTCTCCGGTGCACTTTGCCACTGTACTTTTGCTTTGCTTTCTTTAAGCTGTTCGCTCGTTCTTAccacaaaaaagaacaaaaaattaagttcaataaATAGGGTTAGAAATTCCCCGACTTTATTTCAACTTCTGTTTTTGTAATTAAGCCAgactaacaaaaacaaaaacaaaaattcattgTAATGCTAAGGGcgaaagaaaggagaagaagctgAAAAGGCCcttaattttgttcttattttggTCAATTACACTACACAATCTTCAAAACTCCTAGCTGCTGCTACCAGTGAATGCGTCCTACCTTATTAATTCTTGAAAAAGCTTTGATTTATCCCACCGTCACTTCCCCAATCTCTCCCCCAAGCAAACATAGGGATGTGACAGGAGTTGTGAGACTGTCCATCTCTTACTTGGTTCCTTTTCCAAGCAACACTTGATGAAGCTCCTGAATTCCTCTGATGCTTCCTTCGGGAAGCTAGGGAATTCTCCGAAGCATACCACCAATACAAGCTCCATCCAATCACTGGGCCTCTTGTCAGCtggaaaaaatggaaaatgcCCCACATATAGCTCCAATAAAGTAACTCCCAAGCTCCAGACATCTCCTGCATACACATAGCCTGAACCAAATGTGTGCGAGTCCAACCTTTCAGGGCTCATATAAGCATGTGTACCCTCACACATATTGTGATGGTTAGTGGCAGCCCTAGTTCCAGTCCCATGGACAATCTTGCTCACTCCAAAATCAGCAATTTTCACCTTCATGTCCTTGCTGACAAGAAGATTTGAAGGCTTTATATCTAGATGGACAATATTGTGTTCATGGAGGTACTTGAGGCCGTTGAGTACTTGGTAGGCAATGTTGGCAAGTGAAGTCTCAGAGAAGGGACCGTTGGCTCTAAAAATTGTATCAAGTGTTCCTGCATCCATATACTCCATGAGTATAGCTTTTTCTCCAGCTCGTGGCTCAAAAATCCCATGACATTTGACGACGAAAGGAGAGTCTATGCAATTTAAGATTTCTGTCTCGTGGGATACATAAGCGTCATTTATACCCTGCTGGATGATTTTCAGTGCATAGATGGCTAATGTTTGCCCGTGGCGTACCTTGTAGACACTGCCTTGATTACCACGGCCTAGAACGCAGAGTTTTTCCAAGTCCAAGAAGTCCCCCACCCCTTGAATCGTAGTGCCAGACATGGGCTTAGGGAACCAAGGACACAGAGCGCATTCATCGATCTCTAATTCTGGAAGGGGATCAAGCTTAAGATGCTGTTGCATTCTGTGTCTAATAAGAACCATGTTTCTAACTGTTGGTTTTCTTTCCTTGACAAAAGGGATTCAAGGAAAATTTGATAAGTGTAATTTTGTTCCTCTGATTTTCCAGTTGCTATTGTTATATACTGTCTACAGACCAAATTAGGACGCGAAAGAGACGCGAGGGATGGTGTTAATGGTGGACGTAGTGCATTTAGGGAAGATGATCGTGCCACTGGCGACAAAGTTATTAGACAACTAGCAATATAATATCGTATGTACAAAAACGAGGATGGACAATTCTCGGACTTCTGAGAACATGGTTATAGTGGACATGGCACTTTAGAGACAGTTTGAGCAAACAGTCTTCGCCATGAAAACCTATCCAAAGCCACTATctccggttttttttttcttttccctgtgGATAGAACACTTTGAGATATTTTGGTTGGTCGTTTCTTCCACACCTATGTCCCGTAATGTCCGTGTTTCGGTGTTTCGGAAAGAACCAGTGCTGTGGTTAAtctatatattattgaaaaaggAATTAGTTACCTCGTACCGACTGATCAATGGAGCAATTTACCGATCTCCTAATGCAATATCTCATTTCTCGGTAGAgttgttaatatatattattattattattaattattatattataacatattttaaaagatatagaGAAATCACTGTTTTCCAAAACctaaatcactgtggattacaacagtaattcatagtgatttttctcttttttttttcttctaactttttctttgtttttctttttttttcaaatttttttttcaactttcctattttttcttttttttttcatttatttttttttcaaaattatttttgttgattttactttttaaatattgacatggttaaaatttttgctttgtagtttttttctttaaaatattgtgaattgctgcgatgtttttctattttatttctttatttttcaaaattatatttgtcgatttttttaatattgagctgattgagaatttagttttgtaattttttttctttaaaacattgttgattgcaacagtgtttctccgcatggtttttttttatgattttctctgaaattatctttttttattttattttttaatattgagctggttaaaaattacagttacaatatgtgaggaaagcactgtaactttcctcaaAAATTACTattgattgctacaatgttttttcccacattgttttttctattgattgcTACActgttaagaattgcaattataagtaaatacaagtttttcctcacaaaacactatggattgatacagtttttcctcacatggtttttttttccagtttcttttgtgttttttttgtaatattttttttccaaaattatcttcgtcgattttattttttttaatattgagttggttagaatttaactttgtaataaagcttaatcatgtggggaaagcattatagctttgctcataaaatattgtggattgctacagtgtctctctgcatggttttttttttgttatagtttttttcaagttatctttttcaattttatttttttaatattgagttgtttgtgaattaaattgcaagtcattacaaataaagctaaatcatgtggggaagcattgtagctttcatcacaaaacactgtgaattgctacagtgtttccaacatgatttgtttttcctttttttagtgtttattttgttatttttttttctaaaagtgtctctgttgatttttttttaatattgagctgattaagaatttagctttgtaatttttttctttaaaacactgtgaattgttgcagtgttttcccatgtgatttttttatgattttttccaaaattatctttatcgattttttttttaatattgagttggttaagaattataattacaatcaagctaaatcatataagaaaagtattgtagtttttctcacaaaacactgtggattgctacaatatttctctaaatggttttttattttattttattgggaaaagcgctatagttttcctcacaaaacattgtcaattgctacaatgttttttctcatgggtttttttcattctaaaattatctttgttgttttttttttaatattaagttggtagagaatttagctttgtaattgtttttctttttattaactgaaaagctaaatcatgtggcaaaagcactgtatctttcctcacaaaacattgtagattgctacaaattattttgttcagtctctaagtttttgatcaccaacacaattttttttccgtcatgaaatatttgctctatcatacctttaatttctattacttatctagcgctggttcacaattataacactatcaagtgcatttgttttataagcctgcGGCAGCGCGCGGACATGTCATCTCGTTAATACTCTAAAACTTGTGGGAAAAGTATTGTAACTTTtcttcacatgttttttttaatattttttttgtgtttttgtttttttttcattcccgcatgtttgtttttttttctttttcatttttttttccattctccatgttttttcattttttttgttttttcattttttttccaaaattatctttttctttttttcatttttttgtgtttttttttcaaaattatctttgtcgattttttttttactattgaacTGTTTgggaatttagctttatagttttttttttttgaaacattgtcgattgctacagtatttccccacatggtttttgttttgctacagttTTTTTccgtatttttttcttctaaaattatctttgtcgaatttatctttttaatattgagatggttaagaatttagctttgtagtttttttctttaaaacattgtggattgctataatattttcccacatggtttttatgtttttttccaaaattatctttgtcgattttatttttttaatattgagttggttgagaattacaactgtagcTTTCCTtgcaaaacattgtggattgttgTAGTGTTTTCCTATATaggtcttttttcttctttttttcttttgttttttatatgatttttttcaaaattatttttgttgcttctattttttttcatagtaagctagttgagaatttagctttgtacttttttttctttaaaacactatggattgctacagtcattccctacatggttttttttttattatgatttttatcaaaattatctttgtcaatttaatttttttaatattaagctggttgagaattacaactgtataTTTCGCTACAAAACACTATAAatttgctatagtgtttccctaCATAGTTTTTATCCCTttcgtttttttatgttttttttttctaaaattatctttatagtttttttcctgTAAACACTATAGATTATAATAGTCTTtcttcatatgatttttttatgattttttttaaattcacgaCAACGCACAAACATACTACAAACCCGCGGCATCATGCGAGTATAACATCTAAATCGTGAATTAAACAACATCGTACCAAGCATGGAGAATGGAAATCCCTTTTCATTTCCAATCAAAGTGCTAACCTGACATGAACTGACGTTAGttctctccttttgttttccgtTAACTACATGTTCTACCAGTCTTAGATGAGATCATTTTATCTCAATACTCTCCCCTCTCATAATTTGTGTCGAAACCTTCTAACTataatatatagatataaaaacatcctttaaaaaataataacaaagggtttagatttttatataaatttattgtttttaagttttaattatatgtatatatatgggatgaacataaattaaaactatatatagatataaaaaaccaatttatgAATTGTTTTATGCAAAGAAgtcttcttttaatattggcATCGATggtaaaaaggaataaaaatatatgaatcttTTAGTGTAAATgaggaaaaataacataaaacaatAACCAAGGATATATATCATATAGAAAAGGATCTTATTTGattgtaatttgataaattttgatataaatttattagttttgattagattttaattactgtgttttttttataataacttttGGCTCTTGTTACctattttaaagcatttttagagttttgatgGTCATAATGAAGTGCCAATAAGTTATTATATAGTTTAGGAGTGATTTATGAagcttattttatattatttgagattttatgtGATGTATAAATagatatataatgaaaaaaatgagaataacctttttttattaattatattaatttttaatttctttctcaattaaagataaatttgaatttatatattagtattgacatatattttatatttttatataagaaaataaatatttctctttATATAGAGAGTACTTAgaagtctttttaattttcacatgtagagtatttttagaataagataatatatttagtatttatcaataaaagcatcctaatgatatgataattcttaatatattttttttcaaatcaaatgttttaacataaaatttgttatatatatataatcaaacatATTACATTAACCAGCAATGTAACTCTCGAGGATTAACTATTTTTAATCGACTTGAAtagattatcaaaaaaaaaaaaaaaaaccttgtccCTTTAAAGCATGCACTTGAacgattaaatttgatattttattaaataatctcaatttcaaaatctttaaataataagAAGGAAATCTCAAAATTAAGGAAGGGCTATCCTATTCCATAATGCTTATAGAGCGTGTATGTTTACGCGgtagttttaacttttaaagcAAACCACGTAAACATCATGTTTGGTAACATTAAAAAGCTATTTACTGTTTATGTGGGACTcatatattttatgttgaaaCCGCCGGTTTGTATAAAGTAGCTGAGAGCTGCTTTTCCCCCTGCCGCGTCTATGccaggtgaattaattcacctggGCACTGTTCACTTCAAGAAGTGAACAGTGTCTAGGTAAGATTAATTCActtggcactgttcacgtgaacagtgccaggTGAATTCTAACTActtaaattgtgttttactcgaaaaactaatatttaatattatttaataatactacataaattagaaagacatcgtatgatgacgtagcatttgcggaatttgattgcaattccaattttgtttttgatgatattttacctgattttgttgcacactcaaaaaattatgaaaactataGTCCTTATCATATGAATTTCAtacatgatgaaattatagataagttaatagaataataaaaaaatatttgatataaagtattatttatttaatgatgtaatagtgatagttaaatctacaatatttaaattaaaaaccatcaataacaatatatatcttttttagttattttataacctcaatttgaaaaacatgtttaaccaaacacattaaactactttttattcaacctcaatttcaaccacagttttaatcaaacatatataaatatcaaaccaacctcaaccaaaattactttttataaaacaatttttttttcaaaccacaaccataaaagctaccacaatactcATTTGTGATGATGTGACCGACGTTTTTAATCATAagcaatatatttaatatatttatagttaaaaagacttgttgtttttgttcatacaaattttgattttgaactttaatattattatttataagaacttaatttcataaatgcactaaattaattaatatgaaagTCATACCTTAAAAatcgttttaaaaaataattttatttaatatgtaaactaattttgataatatccttttattttgcaAATCCCTTCCACATGACCAATCGTTGTTGAATTAAAAGTCCCTTGATCTGGGCTTCTTCCTCCATCCGTTAAAGTAACTGAGGTAATGGACAATTTAAGcctttttctttcatcatttgAAGTAATGGAATTGCATCActcattattgtttttgtagttGTTTACAAAAGAGAGGGTTGGGTAGCAGATTCCATAATAGGACATGGGTGCCTATTGaattagataaattttaaaaatatttaatcattaattatcattttttacttaatttagaaaatcatattagaactcaaaaaaaaaattacaaaaataaatctgtctaaatatataaaaaatacatatattttaattatctctTCATCGCATACCTATCTTTTAGAGTGAACGAGATTACCCATGGTATTAGAATTGAAAGtgataaatccaaatttaaCAGGCCAAAAGAAACCCttaaaggacctaaaaaaaaccttaaaatgccaaaaaaatatatccttatAGACCCGGGCTACTACACCCGAGCCTAACTACTACTAAGATGCATGGGTTTAGGCATGGTAGCTTGAGCCCAGGCTGGGCGTGACATGCCCAGTTGGTTTAAGACGTGCTGCCTAACACGAACATAGGTTCGGGCTACCATACCCGAGTCTAATATGCTTGGGGTCTAAGCAGCATGCCTAAATTCATTTTCACCTCTAATAGGCTTAGACACCTTACTCGAGCCTAACACTCCCTTGATAATTTTTCTAGGACCCCACGCGGGTCCCTTAGTATTTTATAGTAATCCAAtacgtattattttgagtagaatacaACTCCAAAAATTATAAGGGTGAAATTACACTTTAACCCTTCATCTCCATAAAAAGACTAGACTCGTgaattataaatacatcatgaatccttcaaactTAAGATTCACAATCTCtttattcttaacattttaATCATATAAATTGTAGAGCAcatctctttaaaatatcattgcattttctctctctacaaagtTACTAACTTAAGCATCTAAGAGTTCCTATATCCATTAAAAGGGACCTTATACAAGCACCGACTATCAACCATCTTGGCTTACCATGCACCACTAGCTACAAGCTACCAACTACCTAAGCGTTCTATATTAAGCCACCAGATACTTTGGTTAGGGAGAACGAATCAGATTGCTTGAACTTAGagattaactgattatccaaCACATCAACCTTATTTCTAAACATCTTGGATTTTAGAACCTCATCAATTGGTGCCACCACCTGTGGGAAACTAAAAAAGccatcaatttctaaaacttgtttttgactTTTCTAGACCATTACATGGCACATAACCAAGACACACCTAAGCCAGGACACGAGACAAATCTATTTGTTATTGCATACACTTATACCCAATCAGACCTTCAATAACTCATCAGTCAGGTGCAACCTAAGGGCCAAATTCGACATTGTCACCCCAATAAGTCTTGACATCCTCAGCAACACATAACATCCTAGTGCCACGACCACCGACCATACCAAGTGTCCGTAGATAATTGCTCTACCTTGAAAAGATTGATAAAAATTGCATTCACAAGAGTCCTTTAAAGGGTCGCTCGTGCCATTATGATACTCATGTACAAAGTTGGTATTCCGATCGTACTCTTTCTAGCTACCATGAGAAGGACACCAATTATCGTAACCGTCGTTTCATACCAAACTCTTTAGGCTCCTAATAGCCTAACAGATAAAAGACTAAAAGACGGTCTATAAATGAATATACCTAGGAGAATAACTACAACCCTCATTAGTAGAGGGGTTCTCCCTTGTCCAAAAAAGTATTGAACATTCAATTTTCTAAGGACTATATTTATGCAAAAATGAGTCTAGACAACTATGATAACCTGATCGACCTGAGAGAGCATGTACATAATGTACGTGGTAGTTTAGAGTTGGTCATCTAGGATAATGATTCAATGTGCAAAATCCTCCCTATAACCTTCCGGGGGTTTGTGCATACATGGtacaataatttaatgttaagcTCTATTGAAGTGTTTAGTGACCTTTGTGCCAAGCTAGTGACACGCTTTAACACCAGTatacctgtaaaaaaaaaaaactccacagAGCTATTTGGTGTTACCCAATAAGAGAATGAGTCTATAcggatatattttaaaaggttcAATGAGGAGATGCTCAAGGTAGAAGAATTGCTTGATTCAATAGCCTTAAAGGCCTTGATAAGAGGGGTAAAGAAACATGTCCTTTAGAGAAAATTTTATGTGCTTACCAGACAAAACTTACTTAAAGTGAAGAAAGTCATGAAAATCACATATGGGTAGAAGATGCTAGTTTGCTACGACATGAATCTCTTTATATTTACAAGGATAACTAGCATAAAAGACCTTTTATGTGAAAACATTCTCCTAGTAAAAATGAAAGGTTGAGGAAGAACCATGAGGGATCAACTCATAGACATTTGGTGTATTCTAAGGATTTATAACTCCCTTTAATTAAAATAGGATAACTTATTCAAAGTCATTAGGGCAGTCAAAACAAACACCTTGGTGCCACCTTTAAAACATATTCCTTTTAAGAACTTCCCATAAACCTATCACTCAGATCACCTTAGGATGCATAATCTTTAATAGAaacataagtttattttttaaataaaaataatgaatctCCATTATACATTTTCTATCTACATATCTTTAGTCGGGACTTGCAGATACTTTCTAGAAAAGAGATTGACTTTGTCTCTTTAGTGTGATAACATCACTCTTTTTAAAGGGGATTGACTTGAGCTTTCTAAGGCAATAGCCCTATAATATCCAAGGGATGGGTTTCAGGTCTTTCTATTACAATAGCATCATTCTCTAGATGAAGCATAAAAGTCTCTCACAAATTCACTAGAGATCGATTTCAAATTCTCCATTCCACAGTACAGTCTCGAACTGACACATTTTTTAGATGATGCTTAAGGGCCTCTCACCAATTCACAATGGGTTGATTTCGGATCCTTTATTCTTC includes:
- the LOC18102413 gene encoding mitogen-activated protein kinase kinase 7, with the protein product MVLIRHRMQQHLKLDPLPELEIDECALCPWFPKPMSGTTIQGVGDFLDLEKLCVLGRGNQGSVYKVRHGQTLAIYALKIIQQGINDAYVSHETEILNCIDSPFVVKCHGIFEPRAGEKAILMEYMDAGTLDTIFRANGPFSETSLANIAYQVLNGLKYLHEHNIVHLDIKPSNLLVSKDMKVKIADFGVSKIVHGTGTRAATNHHNMCEGTHAYMSPERLDSHTFGSGYVYAGDVWSLGVTLLELYVGHFPFFPADKRPSDWMELVLVVCFGEFPSFPKEASEEFRSFIKCCLEKEPSKRWTVSQLLSHPYVCLGERLGK